DNA from Amycolatopsis sp. DSM 110486:
GAGATGGACGCGTTGAGCTCCTTCAGCCGCCGCGGCACCCGCACCGACCAGCTGTTGTCCCGGAAGTGGTGACGCAGTTCACCCGAAATGGTGGGGACGGCGAACGCCAGGAAGTCGGTGCCCTGCGTCGGGTCGTAGCGGTCGACGGCGTGGATCAGGCCGACCGTCGCGATCTGCACCAGGTCGTCCATGGCCTCGTCGCGGTTGCGGAACTTCCGCGCGAGGTTGCGGGCGAGCTCCAGGTGCTCGCGCACCAGTCTGTCCCTGATCTCCTCGCGGCGCGGGGAGCCTTCGGGCAGCTGGGCCAACTCGTCGAACAGCGACGCCACATCGGTCTCGTCGCCTTCGGCGGGGGTGGTCACGGGCGCGCCACCTCACTCTCCCGGACGAGCTGAACCCGGGAGAGGTACCGGCCGTCGGCCGGGGTCACCGTGCGTCGCGCCGACGTGGCCAGCGCCGTGAGCAGCTGCCAGGACAGACCGGTGTCGTCACCGTGGTCCGGGGTGTCGGCGACCACCGACACGGTGACCTCGATGCGCCCCTCGATCCAGGAGAAGACGCAGGTCAGCTTGCCGTCGGCCGCGGACGGCAGGAGCATCGAGCAAGCCTCGTCCACCGCCATCCGCAGGTCTTCCACCGCGTCGAGGTCGAAGTCCTGGCGCATCGCGATGTCCGCGACGATCGTGCGCAGCGTGGGCACCACGTGCGGGATGGCCGCCGTCCGCACCTCGATGAGCTGGGCGTCCTCCCGATCGAGCGGGGCGTTGTCCTCCACGTGCGGTCCTCTCTCCGGCTCACTCGGCCGTGTGCTGTGCTGCCCGGTCTGCTCATGCCCGGGGTGTGAGCAAACCAAACCCGGGTTTGATTCGCGCGACCGGCGGGCATGTAGCGGTCGAAGTGCTGATCCCGGGAAAGGTGGGGACGAGATGGCTGACGTGAGCCGGCTGCCCAACGTGGTCGCCGAGGAGTGGGAGTGGCAGCTGCAAGGTTCCTGCCGTGGCGCGGACAGCAGTCTGTTCTTCCACACCGACAACGAGCGTGGGTCCGCACGCGAGCGTCGTGAGTCGCGCGCGAAGGCGATCTGCCAGACCTGCCCCGTGCTGGCGCAGTGCCGTAAGCACGCTCTGACCGTACAGGAGCCGTACGGCATCTGGGGCGGCCTCGGCGAGATCGAGCGCCGTGAGCTGTTCATGCGTGAACGCCGCGCCGCCAAGCGCGACCCGCTGTCCGCCTGACCCAGCCCCGAACCTGCCCCGCGTGCCCCGCCGGCACGCGGGTCGCTGTGCGCGCGGCCGTTCGTCGGAATGACCATGCCGCCGTCCGGCTCTTGCCCGCCCGTGCCGTTGTCCGGGACAGTGGCGGCCGACGCGGCGGCAGTCACCCACTGGGTTAGGGTTGGACTTTCCAGATGCCTGGAACCGTGAACGGTTGCCGCTTGAGATACAGGCGCGTACCGGCGCAGCAGCAGCAGCGCCTGACGAGGAGAAACTGCATGCCCGCAGCCGACCAGAACGCCACCCCTCCCGGGTTCGGCATCACGCTGGACACCGAGGCCGCCGAGCCGCGGGTGGTGGTCAACGGTGAGCTCGACCTGCTCACCAGCCCGCAGCTGCAGGAAGCCCTTGCCGGGTTGATCGCGGACAAGAGCTCGCAGCGCGTGGTGGCCGACCTGACCGGGGTGACCTTCTTCGACTCCTCGGCGTTGAACGTGGTCCTGCACGCCCAGCGGCAGGCCCGTGAGCAGGACGTCGAGCTCGCGGTGGTCCCCAGCTCGGCTGTGAGCCGCGTCATCGAGCTCACGGGAGTGGCCGAACACCTGAGCGTGTCGGAGGAACCGCCCGCCTGATCCCCGATACGGTCGCGCGGACCTGAATTCCGCTCGCGACCTGGGGGAGATCCACGATGATGGGGCGCACCCACGCCATGACCGGCTGGTGCGCGGGCCTCGCCCTCGCGCCCGCGGTCGGCGCCGGTTCGTTGCACCAGGCGGCGGTCTTCGCCGCCACCACGGCCGGCTTTGCGTTGCTCCCCGACCTCGACCACCCCGGCGCCAGCGCGTCCCGTCTCCTCGGCTGGCTGACGGGCGCGTTGTCGTGGCTCCTGCGCCGCGTTTCGTCTGCCGTGTACGCCCTGACGAAGGGTCCCCGCGACGAGAAGGTGACTGGCAAGCACCGCCACCTGTCGCACACCGTGCTCTTCGCCGCGGGCCTCGGCTTGGCAACGTCGGCGGGCACCGCAGCCGGCGGCCCGTGGGCGGTGT
Protein-coding regions in this window:
- a CDS encoding WhiB family transcriptional regulator, with product MADVSRLPNVVAEEWEWQLQGSCRGADSSLFFHTDNERGSARERRESRAKAICQTCPVLAQCRKHALTVQEPYGIWGGLGEIERRELFMRERRAAKRDPLSA
- a CDS encoding anti-sigma factor, encoding MEDNAPLDREDAQLIEVRTAAIPHVVPTLRTIVADIAMRQDFDLDAVEDLRMAVDEACSMLLPSAADGKLTCVFSWIEGRIEVTVSVVADTPDHGDDTGLSWQLLTALATSARRTVTPADGRYLSRVQLVRESEVARP
- a CDS encoding STAS domain-containing protein; this translates as MPAADQNATPPGFGITLDTEAAEPRVVVNGELDLLTSPQLQEALAGLIADKSSQRVVADLTGVTFFDSSALNVVLHAQRQAREQDVELAVVPSSAVSRVIELTGVAEHLSVSEEPPA